TGATAGTAATTGATAAGAGTATATTATGGgattatatatattatcttGTTTGACGCAACTTTTAATTGGAATCTAGAAAGCAGCTAGGTTAAGCGTTAAAATTTGGTTGGAAATGCTCCGCAAGTTACGACAGCTATTTGTGAGAGTAGCCTTGCATTATATTGAAATGGGAGCGAAGTTGCATATAATCTTATTCTAATTTGATCGGGATTAAGACTAGGTTTGAATGGAGAAAAGAATTAATTATACCTGAAAAAGCAAAATACTTATTTGAATAGAGTTTTCATTAAATATCGAACCATGATGTAATAATACAAAATCAATGCATGTGAACCAATTTTCAACTGTTGTAGAAGCGTAAATGTTGTACAGATTACTTCCGGATGTACTTCAGAACTTAGAATGAACAAGCGCAGGAAAGAGAGTAGGCCACGCCAGCTGAGGGAGCTTGAAGCTCTAGGCGAACAAGTTAGGCCCAAGAAAGGTTTAGAAGGACAAAGTGGAGCGAGGAGATGAATCCCACATCGATAAAGAGAAGCAAGCAAAACACAGGAAAgctatataaaattttcaaactcGTTTGTGTTAAGCACGCAGCCGCGCGGTGAGCACAAAGCGAACTATTCTTTCGCCTTTTACTAAAGAATACCGTGTGCTCGCCGCAAATAGCGGCATACGCCAATTTTTGGAGGGTGTGCCCCAATTGGGCAGGCCCacaataatagtttaaatttcaCAGCACGCCAATATTTGATATTGTATCGGTCATAAGATTAGGTAACTGGATTCTgtcttcaattaaaataaaagttttaagagCGTTGTTACCTTTTATTtgcaaaatttcaataaatggaTTTGACAACTGTATCGTGGGATATTAAAACGGTAAATGTGGTGAAATATTAGTAAAACACGTCATTTAGCTAAAACGATGGAATAATTTTGGAAGAATAAAAAATCCATACTAGTTTAGTTGTTCTAAGTGAAAAGGTGATCGAATTTTTTCCCAGTCGAATAATACGTTATTTGTCTCTCGATATCACTTTGTAAATACCTTCATTTATAATCCTTAATTGAAACATGGTCGAAGTTCATTCCAATGCCGGTTAGAGAGCAATAATCATATTTAGCAGCATCCAAACAGAATTATGAACCAATTCCTTGAGATATAAATATCTACCGTCTTGGTGAGAAGCTGTAGAAAAGGCCATGAAAATCTGAACCCCTATAGCTCGGAGAAACGATCCACAACACAAGCCTATTTGCGATTTGCGAACCTAGTTTAATTTTGGGACGTTATCCGTTGTTTAAGATTTGTATCCGGTTGTGTTTCTTTTTGGAAATTCAGATATTACATAACTTAACTACTATTTAAGATGGTTCGTAAAGAACAAAGAATATTGCAATTTAGCacgtttcaaccaagcttactATGATTTCCAGTTGATAACAAAATGCTTTTACCAACCAAATCTTATAGACAAGAGTTTTTTGTATATATTGTCTATTCCTAGTTAGCACAGATATATAATTGGCGAGAGTGATATCATTTAACCAACTGCATATCTGCACCAAAAGGCTGTAGAACATATAGCATTGCTCAATCATCTATAACCAAGTTGCTGTTTACATATATGATCAACTCCTATCTATCATCTCATCCCTGTCTATGAATCGCTCAAGCAAGTCTTTATCTTTCAAAACCAAGCAATTATCAGCCTTCCCAAACCAATCGTATCGTCGTTTCGCAACATAGTCGTAAACAGCATCTCTGAGGGGAGTTGGAATTATCAAGAGTGCGCTTAAAGCAGAGTATGGCAGAGGCAAATATGAAAGTACTCTCAGTGCAGCTGCAAGGCCACAAAATTGTAAATTAGTTCAAGCTCAAGTTGCATGCTCAAAGAGGACAGGAAATTAAAATGAAAGGTATAGACAATAAAATTCTCACTCATCACATCCTTGTGCGAATAAGCAAAAAGATATTGGAAAAAGATCATTCTGATGAACATCTCCAAAGTTTGTATTACAAAAAGTTATTGGGATTGCAATTCATTAGTACATAAATTCCATCATGAGCTTTTTCGATACAATATGAAGCTCCAAAAAGTCAGGCAACTAAACATGCTTTAAAAATTGAAGATTTGATTTTGAACACAGGTTTCTATTATCTGAACCTCCAAAAGAAATCTCATCtaggaaaacataaaacacgAACCTAAATAACAAACAAGAACTGGATAATGCTGTGGATATTAATCAGTTTCTACAACTCATTTCCCCTCATACGCTTTGGGGATTGCGTTTGAAAACCGTTGGCTCCTAAACTACAGAAAATAAACTGTATAATGCTAACCCTACAGCTAGAACACAGGAAGAAACAAATTAAACATaacgattttttttttgaaactaAAACGCAAAGAGTTCAGTAAAAAGGCAAGTCATGTAATGGTTTCAAGGATAAAATGGGAGTTGATCCATACAGAGCCCAACTATGGTAATCCAAATAGAAAATTCTTGCATAATTTGTGTGAAATTGACTAATTGAAACAGACAAGACTCTACTTCTCTTTCTAGAGGCAGAGGTAATAGGTAATTATGTATAAGAAAATTTGTTGAGTAACCAATATAGTTTATGTGATGATATCTCCAATGGACAATCATGGTTATATGATAAAACTATATGTCATTTTTTCAAGTTAACAGTGAACATTAATTCCCAGGCAAGCTCAATGAAAGATGCAAAAAAATAAGTACAGAGCATATGATACATATTATACCTTGAAAAGTAACTAGAATTTTAAGAAACAAGCATTGTAAAATTAAGTTGGTTGATTAAAGAACTAACCAGTGGATGCTTGGTGGTATAATTCGGGGCCTTCAATAAAAAGAAAACGACGAAGAACATCCTCTCGTTCAAGACCACACAGTCTCAAGTATGGCTCAGCAGCCTTAGATTGGAGGCAacaaaacttgatctttctatattTGTCTGCTTCAATCACCCATTTTACCCCTGTAAGATTGTGGGGTGTTTAGAGATACTAATTTACACTCGTTATAATAAATGCCATAATTCCACTTCTCTATATCAGACAACTACGAAAAGCAAGGAAAGTGACAACCATAAGTATGGAAAATGAACACAGAGAGCTAGATAATGATGTAACTTTTAAGTAGACGGGTACGGATTATTATGACTAGAACCTtaggtaaataaaataaaaataaaagcttTTAGGTTGGCGTTACAACGGGAAAGAACCCTGATTAATAAGAAAATTTGTTTATCTACAAAACTTGCGGTGATCATCTTTAGCTATCGGGAATTTCAAGGAACAGGGTCATAAATTAAGTTGGGGAAGAAAGCTCACTGCATTCATAACTCTATAATCATTCTCCATCGCGGAATGTAATCTTGAGAATCCAATTAAATTACGAGCAGAAAAGGTATTCTAACTGCCAACTCTCCATTCCAGATGTTACAGcttgagaaaaaagaaagagagagagagagagagagagagagagagtcagGCAGGGCGTTATTGGCATATTGGATGAGCCCAAAAGATCGATTAACTATATAATCAGTTTTTATCTGCAATATTAACACAAAGGCGGCGATAAGCCAATAAGGCTCATTTTCACGCATGATTACCCTGAAAAAATTCGTAGAGACAGGGAAAAATGAGAGCAAGAACCTCGGTGGCAGAGATGGCAGACGCCATCGTAAACGACTACACGTGGCTGAAGGAGAATGGGTATTGTAGCCGGCTTAACGGCTGAAGAAATAGATGCATCAGAGTAGAGCAGATCCTCTTCTGCAGCAACGTCGGCAGAACCTGAAACGACATCGGTTGGTGATGGAGAGGAATGAGAAAAGAGGCGATGTTTCAacaaagaagaggaagaggagaaTGGAAATCTTGTCGTCAAGTTTCGAAGCCTTGCGATCAGCATTTTTGGTtgcttttcatttattttggggTAAATGGAGCTGTCAAGCCATCGTCTCGACTCTTCAGGAGAAACAGTGAAGTTGAGCCCAGCCAACCGAGTCCGGGTCGGTCAACAGGGACTACAGATGGAAGTCGGGCTCATTCCTTTAGCGGTTTAATTGATTCTGCTTCAGATAGCTTTATATactattgaaaaatattataataaattatatatataaataatacaatattaaatacatatttaatatacaattatttttgaaatattttaaattttagtgaaaaaataaataaataacccatacaaacaaatttataaaaccaaaactaatattttataaaatctacTCAAAACTGTCTTTTATTAATATTGGCTATATCCTATTCTCCATATGTTGATACCTTTTTATACATTTGTTCTTAAATGGTGAAATATTATTTGTAttcaaaatttcataaaaaaaactttatggCATGATAAACTTTAAAAACCGCTCAtgataaaattgaattatttaaaaatatgattaaataatattacaatttaaatataaaataatataaattataaatacgtTAACATGTATTTCCAGAtcttaaattactttttaaatttatcgttaacaattaataattatatgcataatataaattataaatttaaaattcatattatattttttatactaaaaatcttcattttaatataaaaattaatattttaaaatatttgtattataCCAGCTAATTTAGCAtgtgatataatatttttaaaatttaaaataatatgagcttttttaaagataaaattaaggAGTGAAAAaatgtttttccttttttcgaGCTATCTTGTATTCAATAGAAATGTCATACATACCTTGTCATCTTCTCAAAGAGTAAAATTATGCAAGCATGTTCATCATCCCCGAGAGCAGTACCACTCTTTCTCGCATTGAACATAAAATATCACCAGAACGGAAAATGAAATGACTACATTGAGATTGTTGGTAAGAGGAATGGTTGTTTTCGGAGCAAGGGAATTGTGAAGCAGTTGAAGATGAGTTTGAGAAACAGTAGACAAGTGGGCTCGAGTTACAGTTGGTAAAAGAAGGAAAAACTCTATACCATCATAGTCTGTACGCCAACAAGGTGTCGTGGTGTAGTTGGTTATCACGTCAGTCTAACACACTGAAGGTCTCCGGTTCGAGTCCGGGCGACGCCATTTTGCTCTTCTTTCATTTTCTGAACAGTCAACAATACCAAAATGTTTGGGCCATGTTCGTCCTTTTATTTTGCGATCCAAATCTGTGAGCCCagctcatttaattgcttttcTTGCACTCATTAAATTAGTTTTCCTTGTTGAGCCACTAATTAAGGATTTTGAGATTTCATTTCATACATGATATGGATGAGGTTCATGTACTACAATACAATATAACTAGTGAGtcatatttcatatatttaaatttaattatccttaattgataaaaaatattcataGCGGGAAAGAGTGTAAACATGTACATAAATCCAAAACTGAAAGATcagagttttagtttaaaattttaggcATTGTATAGTTGGGCATCAATTCATAAATGTCAACGAAGTTGACCATATGAAGGCACCCAAGTTAAAGaagatgataaaaaaatatgaaattcacTCTTAAATTATATAGTAGTTGATTCAATCTGAGACTGGGTGAGGTCAATTGATGACACGTGGCTAAAGGATTTGATATACCGAGAAATTAATGGATTTAATTTATAGAGAAATTAATGGATTTGATTGGGTAGTTGAGGATAGagaagtaggggtgagcagtattcgattcaaatcgaaaaaatcgattcaactaaattaatttgaaaatttagtttgatttttttatattttaattcggttagatttttaaatttagaaattttagttatttcaattcgattcgattttgataaaaaaatcaaaaaaatcgaaccgaaccgaaccgaactgatcagcgataataatatgttttttcaataatatagagaaattaaatcatattaaaattaaaatattttaattaaatttaaaatactaaaaataaagtgtaaaaaataaaaaatttattaaaaattgaaactgatcaaaccgaaccaaattagatcggttcggttcgatttgatttctgatcaaaatcgattcggttcgattttcataaatactaaaattttgattttcggtttattcggttcgattcggttttgaaccgaactgacCGAATGCCCACCCCTATGGAGAAGGGATTAGACtggtttttttttgttttagggATGTTGAGATTCTCAAAGAAAGTTGAGAGTTTCTAGGGTCTGGGTTTCATAAAAATCTCCCTCTCTACGTAATTGGTTcagaatattaatattttgacCGTTCTAGAGCGTTTTGACAGATTGTCCTATCGAACGCGACGGTGGAGTGTTGTGTCAGAAGTGTCAGGCGGCTCATTTATGGTGGGCAATCAGCTAATAAATGGTGAGCCGCTTCCCCCATTCCCTGTCCATCACTTGCGTATTGTCTTTCAATCCTACTTGCATGCGTAATTGTGATcttaaaaagggaaaaaagatAGAAGCTGCTGGTATATAACCATTCCTTTGTCCCTGCTTCTCTATTAATTTCACtactttgtatttttatttgttcTGGGTGTTTTTGCAGCTTCTATCATTCCGATGGAGGACATTTCGACTcctcaaaatttttttcttaaccGTGACGCTATTTGGAAGGCTGTGGAATCTTTCAAGACCTGGAAGACCATAGATGTGGTCATTGAGATGTCAGGGGTGGAGCCCGTGCTAGCTCAGGTTGTGCCTCCTTTGCCCCCCACTGAGGCCAGTACAGAGTTGGCTCTGGTCGATCCTGATCAAGCTGATGTCACGCTCGCGACTGTTGGGGATGCCTCTATTTTTGGGAAAAATTCAGAGGTTACTATAGTAAGGGCAGTGGTCAGCTCGAATAGGTCTTCTCCTACTAAATAGGTAGGGGAGGCTTGAAACGGAAGAATTCTCGTCTCCCTCAGGAATCGACCGCCATTGCCTCGGGGACGATAGAAAAAAAGAGGCGGTTGGTAAAGGAATCCAAGCTAGTCTCCTCTCTGAAGGTGACTTCATCTTCCTCTAGTATGAGAAAGCCCATTTCGGATAAAGCGGGTAAGGGCAAGGGCAAGGAATGCCAGACTCAAGAGTCAATAAAGAGCTATCTACTGCCTTAATTTCCGATGAGGCTGGGCTGCCTTTCCAACTAGGGCCCGATTCCACTCCTACCTCAATTGCTGAGGTATTGAGCAACCATATTTTCGGGCCATTCCCCAGTTTGATTGGCCATCAGATGATGAGCACGATTTTCAGGCTGATTGAATCCACCGTGCATTCAAACTCTTTTGCTTCTCGAGTGGAGGAGGACCTTTTTAAGGCTTCTAAAAGACAAGTTCTTCTTgtaaattttctttcatttcttttttcttttggatGTTCTGGTGATTTTCTGACTTGTCTGCTTGTTTTTGCAGCTTTTGAGGGTTTTACTAGAGCTCGAGAATAGAAAAGTCAGTGCTCGGGAGGCTGCCCTTCGTGACATTGAAAAGGCCAAAGAGGAGGAAGTTGCCCGGGTAACTGCCTCATTGAAGACTCTGTATGAGAGGGAGATGAGCCAGTTGGAAGGGCTTCTCCGAGATAATCAAGTCTAGAGTGAGAAGATTGCTCTACTAGAGGCACAAATTGCTGAGGAGAGGTCTATTACAGAAGCTAAACTTGTTCAAGAGAAGACTTCTGTGGACTAGAGGGAGAAAGGCCTTTCAGCTCGGTCTGCCCATCTTGAGGGGGAGATAATGAAGCTGTTCGAGGAACTGGGAGAGGTCAAATTATTGTTGAGCAAGGTTCAAGGGGACCTAAGTGCTTCCGAAGCCGTGAGGAGACAGCTTGAAAGTGAGATCCACGATCTTTCTACGCAGTATAAGGATTATGAAAAGAAGATTGTGGACGCTAAGGAGAGTGCAAAGATAATCATCCGAAGCAGGATCAACAAGTACCTTAAGTCGGACGAGTTTAAGGGTAAGGTCTTTGAGCAGTCCACTCATTTTTATGTGACGGGCTTCAACTATGGCATCTTGAAAGCTTGTAAATTTTTTGTTGTTCCCCTTAGTACTCTCTGGGCTATAGAGTATGATTCTGACAGTGAAAAAGTACAATATGGCCCCGATGACCGTGCTCTTCCCAAAGCATGTTCCCCTCTTCCCTAGGGGATGTTGGCCCGCTTGGCGGCTAGGTTTGACTAAGGTGTCAATCAAGTCGGTGATGGTCCACCTGTGCTTGAAGCTGTTAATGCCCTTACAAATCCTCCTTCGGCAAGTGATGTTATAGCGATTCCAACTATCGCGGCTGTTAATCCTCAGAGAACGCTTTTGAAGTTAAGGCTGACTTGGCTGGAGGCCTTGCCTCCTCCGAAGAGACTTGAagattttctcttttt
The Manihot esculenta cultivar AM560-2 chromosome 1, M.esculenta_v8, whole genome shotgun sequence genome window above contains:
- the LOC110622176 gene encoding uncharacterized protein YuxK, giving the protein MLIARLRNLTTRFPFSSSSSLLKHRLFSHSSPSPTDVVSGSADVAAEEDLLYSDASISSAVKPATIPILLQPRVVVYDGVCHLCHRGVKWVIEADKYRKIKFCCLQSKAAEPYLRLCGLEREDVLRRFLFIEGPELYHQASTAALRVLSYLPLPYSALSALLIIPTPLRDAVYDYVAKRRYDWFGKADNCLVLKDKDLLERFIDRDEMIDRS
- the LOC110600998 gene encoding uncharacterized protein LOC110600998; the protein is MPDSRVNKELSTALISDEAGLPFQLGPDSTPTSIAEVLSNHIFGPFPSLIGHQMMSTIFRLIESTVHSNSFASRVEEDLFKASKRQVLLLLRVLLELENRKVSAREAALRDIEKAKEEEVARVTASLKTLYEREMSQLEGLLRDNQV